One genomic segment of Clostridium saccharoperbutylacetonicum N1-4(HMT) includes these proteins:
- a CDS encoding LacI family DNA-binding transcriptional regulator — protein MAKAIKLADIAEVLKVSKVTVSKALSDKDGVSDELREKIKKVAAEMGYRQNSIARSLRDGYTYNIGVLIPEGFVEMYHSFYWELYQNVLNALTQKSYYGIMEVVNREDENNNVVPRMLQDSKVDGIIVMGELKKEYVEFLNSLDDVPVVMLDTYDKHIDYDTVTSDNYYGMYLLTDYLIEMGHRDILFVGNPRATSSIQDRFLGFTKALLERGIEYTSNSYISDREIGKKELNFELPEKMPTAFACNCDSVAYLLIKKLQDKGYKVPEDISVVGFDNYLITEISDLGITTFEVDMKTMAETAVDVILKKVRKVDYKPARRVICGKIVIKDTVKELKK, from the coding sequence ATGGCAAAAGCAATTAAACTTGCTGATATTGCTGAAGTTTTAAAGGTGAGTAAAGTAACAGTCTCTAAGGCTCTATCAGATAAAGATGGAGTTAGTGATGAGTTAAGAGAAAAAATTAAAAAAGTTGCAGCAGAGATGGGATATCGCCAAAATTCTATTGCAAGATCTCTAAGAGATGGTTACACATACAATATAGGGGTACTAATTCCAGAAGGATTTGTTGAAATGTATCATTCTTTCTATTGGGAGTTATATCAAAATGTATTAAATGCATTAACCCAAAAATCATATTATGGAATCATGGAGGTAGTAAATCGAGAAGATGAAAATAATAATGTGGTTCCAAGGATGTTACAGGATAGTAAGGTTGATGGGATCATTGTTATGGGGGAATTAAAGAAAGAGTATGTTGAATTTTTAAATAGTCTTGATGATGTTCCAGTAGTAATGCTAGATACATATGATAAGCACATTGATTATGATACAGTTACTTCAGATAATTATTATGGAATGTATTTACTAACTGATTATCTAATTGAAATGGGACATAGAGACATTCTATTTGTAGGAAATCCACGTGCTACTAGTAGCATTCAAGACAGATTTTTAGGTTTTACAAAAGCTTTGCTAGAAAGAGGAATTGAATATACCTCTAATAGTTATATTTCAGATAGGGAGATAGGTAAAAAAGAATTAAATTTTGAGTTGCCTGAAAAAATGCCTACTGCTTTTGCCTGTAATTGTGATTCAGTAGCATATCTTCTAATTAAAAAACTTCAAGATAAAGGATATAAAGTTCCTGAAGATATTTCAGTTGTTGGATTTGATAATTATTTAATTACAGAAATATCTGATTTAGGAATAACAACTTTTGAAGTTGATATGAAAACAATGGCAGAAACAGCAGTTGATGTTATACTTAAAAAAGTTCGTAAAGTTGACTATAAACCAGCAAGAAGAGTTATATGTGGGAAAATAGTTATAAAAGACACAGTTAAAGAATTAAAAAAATAA
- a CDS encoding glycoside hydrolase family 130 protein yields the protein MSKILGEKLENMPWQEKPNNFEGPIWRHTENPIIGRNPVEGVSRIFNSAVMPYNKEFIGVFRGETINGRPHIYLGHSKDGINWNFDKERIKFVDENGEDYQPLYAYDPRLVKVEDTYYIIWCGDFDGAAIGLAKTQDFKTFTRLENPFLPFNRNGVLFPKKIDGKFIMLSRPSDNGHTPFGDVFLSKSPDLNYWGKHRIVMQKGGNGWWQSVKIGCGPAPIETDEGWLIFYHGVTGTCNGLVYSMSAALLDKECPSKVLYRAGSIMLTPEEWYEERGFVPNVVFPCAALTDAKTGRIAIYYGAADTYVGLAYTTIDETVKFIKEHNELGAIDSLEGRL from the coding sequence ATGAGTAAAATTTTAGGTGAAAAACTAGAAAATATGCCATGGCAGGAAAAGCCAAATAACTTTGAAGGTCCAATATGGAGACATACAGAAAATCCAATTATAGGGAGAAATCCTGTAGAAGGTGTATCAAGAATTTTTAATAGTGCAGTAATGCCATATAATAAAGAGTTTATTGGAGTTTTTCGTGGAGAAACCATCAATGGAAGACCTCATATTTATTTAGGTCACAGCAAAGATGGAATTAACTGGAATTTTGATAAAGAAAGAATAAAATTTGTTGATGAGAATGGAGAGGATTATCAACCTCTATATGCATATGATCCAAGATTAGTAAAAGTAGAAGACACATATTATATTATATGGTGTGGAGATTTTGATGGAGCAGCAATTGGATTAGCTAAGACACAAGATTTTAAGACATTTACAAGATTGGAAAATCCGTTCTTGCCATTTAATCGTAATGGAGTTTTATTCCCTAAGAAAATTGATGGGAAATTCATTATGCTATCAAGACCTAGTGATAATGGTCATACTCCTTTTGGTGATGTTTTCTTAAGTAAAAGTCCGGATTTGAACTATTGGGGAAAGCATAGAATTGTAATGCAAAAAGGTGGAAATGGATGGTGGCAGTCAGTAAAAATTGGTTGTGGCCCTGCACCTATTGAAACAGATGAAGGTTGGTTGATTTTTTATCATGGTGTAACTGGAACATGCAACGGATTAGTCTACTCTATGAGTGCAGCACTTTTAGATAAAGAATGCCCATCTAAAGTTTTATATAGAGCTGGAAGCATAATGTTAACACCGGAAGAATGGTATGAAGAACGTGGATTTGTTCCAAATGTTGTTTTCCCATGTGCAGCTTTAACGGATGCTAAAACAGGAAGAATAGCCATTTATTATGGTGCGGCAGATACTTATGTAGGTTTAGCATATACTACTATTGATGAAACTGTAAAATTCATAAAAGAACATAATGAACTTGGAGCAATAGATAGTCTAGAAGGAAGATTATAG
- a CDS encoding ABC transporter ATP-binding protein — translation MIELKNKLDDKLEPQEEALLEIFKQNENNTLKTLIGIYKGYYLNLFFSVIFFLIKSSPVWIMPVVSANIINAATDKGENAVNIIIVNVIIILVMVLQNVPTNYIHTVLYAKTIRSVERELRSTLVKKLQQLSIAYHNEMQSGRLQSKIMRDVEQIENLSSQVFITILGIALNIVVALGVVIFKSLTVFIFFVGTIPVAVIIIIVFSGKIKRYNSDYRKEMEDTSVSVMEMVELIPVTRAHALEKQETKKIDRQLVNVEKKGLKLDLIQAYFSSISWVAFQVFQIICLGFTGYIAVKGYISIGEVVLYQTYFGSIVAQIAGVITLLPTIAKGLESVSSIGDILLSDDIENNRKKKKIKEVKGEITFRNVNFQYKDSELPILTNLNFTINPGETIAFVGASGAGKSTILNLVIGFFQATEGQVLIDNQDIATLNLQSYRSHIAVVPQNAILFSDSIRENIIYGTNSISYEELNRIIKAANLEELIESLPDGVDTKITEHGMNLSGGQRQRISIARAFARNPKILVLDEATSALDSISEKKIQESIENLVKDRTTLVVAHRLSTIRNADKIAVIGNGGLEEFGTYEELMEKKGEFYKLKKLQM, via the coding sequence GTGATAGAATTAAAAAATAAATTAGATGACAAATTAGAACCACAAGAAGAAGCTCTTTTAGAAATATTCAAACAAAATGAAAATAATACTTTGAAAACTCTTATTGGAATATATAAAGGATATTATTTAAACCTCTTTTTTTCAGTTATATTCTTTTTGATTAAAAGTTCTCCTGTATGGATTATGCCTGTTGTATCAGCAAATATTATAAATGCTGCAACTGATAAGGGTGAGAATGCTGTTAATATAATTATAGTAAATGTTATTATAATCCTCGTTATGGTACTACAAAACGTACCCACAAATTATATACATACAGTGTTATATGCTAAAACTATAAGAAGTGTTGAAAGAGAATTAAGGAGCACTCTCGTTAAAAAATTGCAGCAACTCTCTATTGCATATCATAATGAAATGCAATCAGGACGTTTGCAATCAAAAATTATGCGGGACGTGGAGCAAATCGAAAATTTATCATCTCAAGTTTTTATTACTATATTAGGCATAGCTTTAAATATTGTTGTAGCCTTGGGGGTTGTAATTTTTAAAAGTTTAACAGTATTTATATTTTTTGTTGGAACTATACCTGTAGCAGTGATTATTATTATTGTATTTAGTGGGAAAATTAAAAGATATAATAGTGATTATAGAAAAGAGATGGAAGATACTTCAGTTAGTGTAATGGAGATGGTAGAATTAATTCCTGTTACAAGAGCTCATGCTTTAGAAAAACAAGAAACGAAGAAAATAGACAGACAGCTAGTTAACGTTGAGAAAAAGGGTTTGAAATTAGATCTAATTCAGGCATATTTTTCATCAATAAGCTGGGTAGCATTTCAAGTTTTCCAAATAATATGTCTTGGATTTACAGGGTATATAGCAGTAAAAGGTTATATTTCAATAGGTGAGGTTGTACTTTATCAAACTTATTTTGGATCAATAGTTGCTCAGATAGCAGGTGTTATAACATTACTGCCTACTATTGCGAAAGGCTTAGAATCCGTGTCTTCAATTGGAGATATACTTCTTTCTGATGATATAGAAAATAATCGTAAGAAAAAGAAAATTAAAGAGGTTAAAGGTGAAATTACATTTAGAAATGTTAATTTTCAATATAAAGATAGTGAACTCCCAATTTTAACAAATTTAAATTTTACTATAAATCCAGGTGAAACAATAGCTTTTGTAGGCGCTTCAGGAGCTGGGAAATCAACTATTTTAAATCTTGTAATTGGATTTTTTCAAGCAACAGAAGGACAAGTACTTATTGATAATCAAGATATTGCAACACTTAATCTTCAAAGTTATCGCTCACATATTGCAGTTGTGCCACAAAATGCAATTTTATTTTCTGATTCTATTCGTGAAAATATTATTTATGGAACAAATAGTATTTCATATGAAGAATTAAATAGAATAATCAAGGCTGCCAATTTAGAAGAATTAATAGAGTCGCTTCCAGATGGAGTAGATACTAAAATAACTGAGCATGGAATGAATCTTTCTGGTGGTCAGCGTCAAAGAATATCTATAGCAAGGGCATTTGCAAGAAATCCTAAAATATTAGTTCTTGATGAAGCAACATCTGCTTTGGATAGTATTTCAGAAAAAAAGATACAGGAATCAATTGAGAATTTAGTTAAAGATAGGACAACCTTGGTGGTTGCTCATAGATTATCTACAATTAGAAATGCAGATAAGATTGCGGTTATAGGAAATGGTGGTTTAGAAGAGTTTGGAACTTATGAGGAGCTTATGGAGAAAAAAGGTGAGTTTTATAAATTGAAAAAATTGCAAATGTAA
- a CDS encoding AraC family transcriptional regulator, translating to MNYLFEEINVLVSPYEAFIAGTKYGNFPIKAHWHYYMEIIFILKGTSLINCNNNEYILEAGDLILFHPQAVHSIFSASNEPLKYGVLKFDINNLHINSNYTPKLSLIFKCAIDNPYAAILISSKAFNSSIENIFTSCIEEVANKDYGYDIRFQSLVSSLLIEILRIWRKNGFDTNNIMLTPYDTDSLHTILQYIDEHSHESIKVESLAEKCHMSYSYFAKKFHELYGQSCKDYIEFIRLSKVKDLLLFTNFDLNYISQETGFADCSHLIRTFRKNTGITPKQFRKQHLIDPNY from the coding sequence ATGAATTATTTATTTGAAGAAATTAATGTTTTAGTATCACCCTACGAAGCTTTTATAGCTGGTACCAAATATGGAAATTTCCCAATCAAAGCTCATTGGCATTATTATATGGAAATTATTTTTATCCTTAAGGGAACTTCATTAATAAACTGTAATAACAACGAATACATTCTTGAAGCTGGCGACTTAATTTTATTCCATCCCCAAGCAGTTCATTCAATTTTTTCAGCCTCTAACGAACCACTGAAATACGGAGTGCTAAAGTTTGATATAAACAATCTTCACATAAACAGTAATTATACCCCAAAGCTTAGTTTAATCTTTAAATGTGCAATAGATAACCCTTATGCTGCTATATTAATTTCTTCAAAAGCATTTAATAGTTCAATAGAAAATATATTCACAAGCTGCATTGAAGAAGTGGCCAATAAAGATTATGGCTACGATATCCGTTTTCAATCTCTAGTTTCATCATTATTGATAGAAATTCTTAGAATTTGGAGAAAAAATGGATTTGATACAAATAATATAATGTTAACTCCTTACGACACTGATTCATTACATACAATATTACAATATATAGACGAACATTCACATGAATCAATAAAAGTTGAATCTCTTGCCGAGAAGTGCCACATGAGTTATTCATACTTTGCTAAGAAATTTCACGAATTATACGGTCAATCCTGCAAGGATTATATTGAATTTATAAGATTGAGTAAAGTTAAAGATTTATTGTTATTCACAAATTTTGACCTTAACTATATCAGTCAAGAAACAGGCTTTGCAGATTGTAGTCATTTAATACGAACCTTTAGAAAAAATACAGGTATAACTCCAAAACAATTTAGAAAACAACACCTTATAGATCCCAACTATTAA
- a CDS encoding glycoside hydrolase family 113, whose translation MEFIKGFTFAPFARKGSYLKKKTYESLDNLKERVGINFIILVPNGLQDTPQSEEICYISNSTVSDEELEDIINYAKDIGLRIAIKPTVNCKNGTWRAYINFFDEDVHCEPKWSKWFASYTDFQIHYATIAQKTGCEMFIAGCEMVMSERRENEWRKLISDIRNVYKGIVSYNTDKYQEHNVKWWDCIDVISSSGYYPISDWEKELNRIEKVVKKYNKPFFFAEAGCMSTKGSSEVPNDWSLEGNIDLNEQAEWYKTMFESSIKREWVSGFAMWDWAGSQYLLSRAKNDKGYDVYGKPAEKIIKKYYDMVVKE comes from the coding sequence ATGGAGTTTATAAAGGGTTTTACATTTGCACCTTTTGCTAGGAAGGGTAGCTATTTGAAGAAGAAAACTTATGAGAGTTTAGATAATTTAAAAGAAAGAGTTGGAATCAATTTTATAATACTTGTACCAAATGGATTACAGGATACTCCGCAATCAGAAGAGATTTGTTATATATCTAATTCAACTGTATCAGATGAAGAGTTAGAAGATATTATAAATTATGCAAAGGATATTGGGCTTAGAATAGCTATTAAGCCAACGGTTAATTGTAAAAATGGAACTTGGAGAGCATATATTAATTTTTTTGATGAAGATGTTCACTGTGAGCCAAAATGGAGTAAATGGTTTGCTTCATATACAGATTTTCAAATTCATTATGCTACTATTGCTCAAAAAACAGGTTGTGAAATGTTTATAGCGGGTTGTGAAATGGTTATGTCAGAGCGTAGAGAAAATGAGTGGCGTAAACTTATTTCAGATATCAGAAATGTTTACAAAGGAATTGTATCTTATAATACAGATAAATATCAAGAGCATAATGTAAAATGGTGGGATTGTATAGATGTTATTTCTTCGAGTGGTTACTATCCTATTTCTGATTGGGAAAAAGAATTGAATCGTATTGAAAAGGTAGTGAAAAAATATAATAAACCATTTTTCTTTGCAGAAGCGGGTTGTATGTCTACAAAAGGTTCTTCAGAGGTTCCGAATGATTGGAGTCTTGAAGGAAACATAGATTTAAATGAGCAAGCAGAATGGTATAAAACTATGTTTGAATCTTCAATTAAGCGTGAATGGGTATCTGGTTTTGCTATGTGGGATTGGGCAGGAAGTCAGTATTTATTAAGTAGAGCTAAAAATGATAAGGGATATGATGTATATGGAAAACCAGCAGAAAAAATTATAAAGAAATATTATGATATGGTGGTGAAAGAGTGA
- a CDS encoding carbohydrate ABC transporter permease: MSKRKLNRKEIAYETVKYAVLIFFLLVFIIPILSVFFAAFKTSTEYSSTNALQLPKSFLNFDNFKVVFNQGNMLNGFKNTLIVLVFSLLGSVLTGSMAAYIFSRFKTKFSKFVNGMFLVAVMIPGIATQVATFQIVSGLGLFNTRLAPIILYCGTDIMSIYIFLQFLENISVSLDESAIIDGANYFQIFYKIILPLLSPAIITVLITKGVGVYNDFYTPFLYTPKAELLTISTTLFKFKGPYGAHWEIIAAGMVLIMIPTFLVFITLQKYIYSGLVSGSVKE; this comes from the coding sequence ATGAGTAAAAGAAAGTTGAATAGAAAAGAGATTGCTTATGAAACAGTTAAATATGCTGTATTAATCTTTTTTTTACTAGTATTCATTATTCCTATCTTAAGTGTATTTTTTGCAGCCTTTAAGACAAGTACGGAATATTCTTCAACAAATGCATTACAATTACCTAAATCATTTTTGAATTTTGATAATTTTAAAGTGGTATTTAACCAAGGAAATATGCTTAATGGTTTTAAAAATACGTTAATTGTTTTAGTATTCTCTCTTTTGGGTTCAGTGCTTACTGGTTCTATGGCAGCATACATATTTAGTAGATTTAAAACAAAGTTTAGTAAATTTGTTAATGGAATGTTTTTAGTGGCAGTAATGATTCCAGGTATCGCAACACAAGTTGCGACATTTCAAATAGTATCTGGATTAGGGTTATTTAATACTAGATTAGCCCCAATAATATTATATTGTGGTACAGATATAATGAGTATTTATATATTCTTGCAATTCCTGGAAAATATTTCGGTTTCATTAGATGAATCTGCAATAATTGATGGTGCTAATTATTTTCAAATATTCTACAAAATAATTCTTCCACTACTTTCGCCAGCAATTATAACTGTTTTGATCACAAAAGGAGTTGGTGTTTATAATGATTTCTATACTCCATTTTTATATACTCCAAAAGCAGAATTATTAACAATATCTACAACACTATTTAAATTTAAGGGACCATATGGTGCTCACTGGGAAATAATAGCAGCTGGGATGGTTCTGATTATGATTCCAACCTTCCTTGTGTTTATTACATTACAAAAATATATTTATAGTGGACTAGTATCTGGATCGGTAAAAGAATAA
- a CDS encoding SGNH/GDSL hydrolase family protein yields MEFKITEEMFDSSLVNKGDISRILKLFAKIEKGENITIAFLGGSITQGCNSTVPEKCYVELTYKWFENKFNNVNVKHINAGVGATGSLIGVHRAEMQVINESPDIVFVDAAVNDDEDYSCKVAYESLIRRLLASENKPAVVEVFMTMDTGLNVQEQQVEIGNRYNVPMISFRDALKCEVEKNKMKFSDVLTDEVHPSDDGHYIISQLLVHFINNIYNNDYKKREQIKSLDNILDIPCVFEDRYINGKIINNSSIKPEEILGFDNYDEGFQVFKNGWKYDGKIADHGRLFFELSAKNIILLYKKSVSENSGKISVKVNDKEKVLLDTYFKDGWGDYSATEILELSDEVKKYKIEINVIKESIASEVTILGILVS; encoded by the coding sequence GTGGAATTTAAAATTACAGAAGAGATGTTTGATAGTTCATTAGTAAATAAGGGCGATATAAGTAGAATATTAAAATTATTTGCTAAAATTGAAAAAGGTGAGAATATAACCATTGCATTTTTAGGTGGATCAATAACACAAGGATGTAATTCTACAGTTCCAGAAAAATGCTATGTTGAATTGACATATAAGTGGTTTGAAAACAAGTTTAATAATGTAAATGTGAAACATATAAATGCAGGGGTAGGTGCTACGGGATCTTTAATTGGGGTGCATAGAGCTGAGATGCAGGTGATAAATGAAAGTCCAGATATAGTTTTTGTTGATGCAGCTGTAAATGATGATGAGGATTATTCCTGTAAAGTTGCTTATGAAAGTTTAATTAGAAGATTATTGGCTAGTGAAAATAAACCAGCAGTAGTAGAAGTGTTTATGACTATGGATACGGGATTAAATGTTCAAGAACAACAAGTAGAAATAGGTAATAGATATAATGTACCAATGATAAGCTTTAGAGATGCCCTTAAATGTGAAGTTGAAAAAAATAAAATGAAATTTTCTGATGTTTTAACTGATGAGGTTCATCCAAGTGATGATGGGCACTATATAATATCGCAGCTATTAGTTCATTTTATTAATAATATTTATAATAATGACTATAAAAAAAGAGAACAAATAAAGAGTTTAGATAATATTTTAGATATACCTTGTGTATTTGAGGATAGATATATAAACGGAAAAATTATAAATAATTCTAGTATAAAACCAGAAGAAATCCTAGGGTTTGATAATTATGATGAAGGATTTCAAGTATTTAAGAATGGATGGAAATATGACGGGAAAATTGCTGATCATGGAAGATTGTTTTTTGAGCTATCTGCAAAAAATATTATCTTGCTATATAAAAAGAGTGTTTCTGAGAATTCAGGAAAAATTAGTGTCAAAGTTAATGATAAAGAAAAGGTATTATTAGACACTTATTTTAAAGATGGCTGGGGAGATTATTCTGCAACTGAGATATTGGAATTAAGTGATGAAGTTAAGAAATATAAAATCGAAATAAATGTAATTAAAGAAAGTATTGCAAGTGAAGTGACTATTTTAGGAATATTAGTATCATAG